The following coding sequences are from one Streptomyces dengpaensis window:
- a CDS encoding RluA family pseudouridine synthase, with protein MRRKPRIPPSPLPQRHGVDPVRIKLPQGGRRGTVREHLVERLAAGAGVIDGMIGEGLIVGEDGRPLTAETAYVPGMFVWFHRELPDEERVPFALDVVYRDEHIVVADKPHFLATTPRGSHVAETVLARLRRELDLPTLGAAHRLDRLTAGLVLFTVRPEERGAYQSLFRDKLVGKEYEAVAAYDAGLDLPRTVRSRIVKERGVLAAQEVAGEPNAVSRVELREHRDGVGLYRLLPRTGQTHQLRVHMNALGVPILGDPLYPVVTGPVPAGDFRRPLQLLARVLEFTDPVTGHDHRFVSGRGLQAWTSYDAWASYGT; from the coding sequence ATGAGACGCAAGCCCCGCATCCCGCCCTCCCCGCTGCCCCAGCGCCACGGGGTGGACCCCGTGCGGATCAAGCTGCCGCAGGGCGGGCGCCGGGGAACCGTGCGGGAGCATCTGGTGGAGCGGCTCGCGGCGGGGGCCGGGGTGATCGACGGGATGATCGGCGAGGGGCTGATCGTCGGGGAGGACGGGCGGCCGCTGACCGCCGAGACGGCGTATGTGCCGGGGATGTTCGTGTGGTTCCACCGGGAACTGCCGGACGAGGAGCGGGTGCCGTTCGCGCTCGACGTCGTGTACCGCGACGAGCACATCGTCGTGGCCGACAAACCGCACTTCCTCGCCACCACCCCGCGCGGCAGCCATGTCGCCGAGACCGTCCTCGCCCGGCTGCGGCGGGAGCTGGACCTCCCGACGCTCGGCGCCGCGCACCGCCTCGACCGGCTCACCGCCGGGCTCGTGCTGTTCACCGTGCGGCCCGAGGAGCGCGGCGCCTACCAGTCGCTGTTCCGCGACAAGCTGGTCGGCAAGGAGTACGAGGCCGTGGCCGCGTACGACGCCGGTCTTGACCTGCCGCGTACCGTCCGGAGCCGGATCGTGAAGGAGCGCGGTGTGCTGGCCGCCCAGGAGGTGGCGGGCGAGCCGAACGCGGTCAGCCGGGTCGAGTTGCGCGAGCACCGCGACGGAGTGGGGCTCTACCGGCTTCTGCCGCGCACCGGGCAGACCCATCAACTCCGGGTGCACATGAACGCGTTGGGCGTACCCATCCTCGGCGATCCCCTCTACCCGGTGGTGACCGGCCCCGTACCGGCCGGTGACTTCCGGCGTCCGCTGCAACTGCTGGCGCGGGTACTGGAGTTCACCGATCCGGTCACGGGGCACGATCACCGGTTCGTCAGTGGGCGGGGGCTCCAGGCCTGGACGTCGTACGACGCATGGGCGTCCTACGGCACGTAG
- a CDS encoding DUF6907 domain-containing protein produces the protein MIEPRTVTVNVLVAKSLEVDEPGWCLGHRDDRAQSKADIEHNGSETFATFDGPHGPIEYLRAWITQRPYANLAPEPLPLVAVEINGEIVSLTPDDVHAFTSLTRAHLAFLDGLADEADAIRQETR, from the coding sequence ATGATCGAGCCGCGCACGGTGACCGTGAACGTCTTGGTTGCCAAGAGCCTGGAAGTCGACGAACCGGGCTGGTGCCTTGGGCACCGTGACGACCGTGCCCAGTCCAAGGCGGATATCGAGCACAACGGGTCCGAGACCTTCGCCACCTTCGACGGGCCGCACGGACCTATCGAGTACCTCCGCGCATGGATCACTCAAAGGCCCTACGCCAACCTCGCGCCCGAGCCGCTCCCGCTCGTCGCGGTCGAGATCAACGGCGAGATTGTGTCCCTCACACCGGACGACGTCCACGCCTTCACCTCCCTCACCCGTGCCCACCTCGCCTTCCTCGACGGGCTCGCCGACGAAGCTGACGCTATCCGCCAGGAGACCCGATGA
- a CDS encoding Rmf/CrpP fold protein: MGTRESIARAVIDGTEAGRRGDPPTVCPYRGILRTAWIKGYARTAPPLPDNGDA, from the coding sequence ATGGGTACGCGCGAGTCCATTGCACGAGCAGTGATCGATGGCACCGAGGCCGGGCGCCGAGGCGACCCTCCGACCGTTTGCCCCTACCGCGGCATACTGCGCACCGCATGGATCAAGGGTTACGCGCGCACCGCGCCACCCCTGCCCGACAACGGCGACGCGTAG
- a CDS encoding DUF6879 family protein — protein MPQNVPSFAELLDGALRSAVHLEMRDAYGVAGEADDFAHWKNTGERDMDPGSPYWASWVQLVRRTVARGVTVRRARIVSEPVSDYIRFEHAGTPVNVEAGEQVRWLARRRVSDIALPGNDFWLIDGRLIRWNHFTGDGASGGGEISEDPAAAKLCADAFEAVWARATPHQDYKIS, from the coding sequence ATGCCGCAGAACGTGCCGAGCTTCGCTGAGCTGCTGGACGGCGCGCTGCGCAGCGCCGTCCACCTGGAGATGCGCGACGCCTACGGTGTCGCAGGCGAGGCCGACGACTTCGCGCACTGGAAGAACACTGGCGAGCGGGACATGGATCCCGGCTCGCCATACTGGGCGTCGTGGGTGCAGTTGGTCCGCCGCACCGTGGCCCGCGGCGTGACCGTCCGCCGGGCCCGTATCGTCTCCGAGCCAGTCAGCGACTACATCCGCTTCGAGCACGCAGGAACCCCGGTCAACGTCGAGGCCGGCGAGCAGGTGCGATGGCTTGCCCGCCGCCGAGTATCCGACATCGCCCTGCCGGGTAACGACTTCTGGCTGATCGACGGCCGCTTGATCCGCTGGAACCACTTCACCGGCGACGGCGCGTCCGGAGGCGGGGAGATCAGCGAGGATCCGGCCGCGGCCAAGCTGTGCGCCGACGCCTTCGAGGCAGTGTGGGCGCGCGCGACCCCACACCAGGACTACAAGATCAGCTAG
- a CDS encoding helix-turn-helix domain-containing protein, producing MPISPSSSAQAARERVAQRLRELRADAGITGTELASRCGWTHPKTSRIENARTPPTPEDIRLWCRACGAADQAPDILAQSRDAESQYVEWRRKVRAGLKRLQGSYVQLYRSTDLFRIYSPTLVPGLLQTEGYARALLSANARLLDLPDDAEEAAAARLERSQIIHEPGRRFVMLIEEGVLRYQLGDGDAMAAQLGYLLTAGALPSVSLGIIPSATPQRVLWPQELFHMYDDTLVSVELLSARVRVTQPSEIALYLKAFEELRGMAVYGAGARALIVKAIDALR from the coding sequence ATGCCCATCTCCCCGTCATCCTCGGCCCAAGCTGCGCGCGAACGCGTCGCGCAGCGTCTGCGTGAACTCCGTGCAGACGCGGGCATTACCGGGACTGAGCTGGCCTCTCGCTGCGGCTGGACCCATCCGAAAACCTCGCGCATCGAGAACGCGCGCACACCCCCCACGCCCGAGGACATCCGTCTCTGGTGCCGCGCCTGCGGCGCCGCCGACCAGGCCCCCGACATTCTCGCCCAGTCCCGTGATGCCGAGTCGCAGTACGTCGAGTGGAGACGCAAGGTCCGAGCCGGGCTGAAGCGTCTGCAGGGCAGCTACGTGCAGCTGTACCGGTCCACTGACCTTTTCCGGATCTACTCGCCCACGCTGGTCCCCGGCCTGCTGCAGACCGAGGGGTACGCGCGGGCCCTGCTGTCCGCGAACGCCCGCCTGCTTGACCTCCCCGACGACGCCGAGGAAGCGGCGGCCGCACGCCTCGAACGCTCGCAGATCATCCATGAGCCGGGGCGCCGGTTCGTCATGCTGATCGAAGAGGGCGTTCTCCGGTACCAGTTGGGTGACGGCGACGCGATGGCCGCACAGCTTGGCTACCTGCTGACCGCGGGTGCGCTTCCCTCGGTGTCGCTCGGCATCATCCCGAGCGCCACACCGCAACGCGTCCTGTGGCCGCAGGAGTTGTTCCACATGTACGACGACACCCTCGTGTCGGTGGAGCTCCTGTCTGCCCGCGTCCGTGTCACGCAGCCCAGTGAGATTGCCCTCTACCTGAAGGCCTTCGAGGAGCTGCGCGGCATGGCCGTGTACGGCGCCGGTGCCCGCGCCCTGATCGTGAAGGCCATCGACGCGCTGCGTTGA
- a CDS encoding DUF6303 family protein produces the protein MVDEQTGYAGFGWSPDNGGEWALHLARPDLSGLSPLSVTWPGQVGPPSLMQRYDALAALGYAVVRGGPEAWTWTEGADEQGNVMLAACTEVRPLGVEELPADGAEPIRG, from the coding sequence ATGGTTGACGAGCAGACGGGATACGCAGGATTCGGGTGGAGCCCCGACAACGGCGGGGAATGGGCGCTGCACCTTGCCCGCCCCGACCTGTCCGGCCTGTCGCCGCTGTCCGTGACCTGGCCGGGCCAGGTGGGGCCGCCGTCCCTCATGCAGCGATACGACGCTCTCGCCGCGCTCGGGTACGCGGTCGTCCGCGGTGGGCCGGAAGCGTGGACATGGACTGAGGGCGCCGACGAGCAGGGCAATGTGATGTTGGCCGCGTGCACGGAGGTCCGCCCGTTGGGTGTGGAAGAGCTACCCGCGGACGGCGCAGAGCCCATACGTGGCTGA
- a CDS encoding phage tail tape measure protein encodes MALTVGELAATITLDDSEAERGLDTFQSRLRSALSRITQRAREGGQEAGDALGEGLEEGATEGADAAGESITGKLNGLALGAVGGALGAALIGGISEALNQEKISAKLGAQLGATGPEAERYGHIAGELYADAITEDFQGAADAIKATMNAGIAPTGATNAQLKSISTHAHDVAEALGIDVGEAANTAGLMVRNGLAKNATEALDMLAQANDRGANKFGDLAETITQSANNLAHFGLTGEQALGTVLQGLDAGAPSAEVFTGALEEMAANAADGAETFDALGLNGEAMAKAFAEGGPKAGEALDQLMDKLRQTKDPAKRSAAMVSLFGEEALTMQDALLAVDPSQATTRLGDFSGAADRAGDSLRDNAATKVEQFKRSLQQGVVDFLGTHVIPKLTEFFGFVQDHSGAFQAAALGVTALGAAFFIASLGVWAMNSAMLANPMFWIIGGIAMAVAGLVILVVTYWDEIKAATLLAWDWVVGKLTEAKDGILVAVGYLAAIPDLVAGWFQDMKDWAIRKSQELVTWMTGLPMAIGVAIGSMGSTLRSAATRGFQSFRDASVQKVASFITWVRGIPGQISRGIGSLSGLLTGKGQDVVRGLWNGIKGMGPWLRDTLIGWARSIIPGPIAKALGIASPSRVMRDQIGRWIPAGIVEGIESGSGAVDTTMRNLVSVPTGGQATAAHVAARTGGAVSGGSAPQVVKIGSDGTAYGDLLVAELRRAIGGRGGNVQFILGS; translated from the coding sequence ATGGCGCTGACCGTCGGCGAACTCGCCGCCACCATCACTCTCGACGACAGCGAGGCCGAACGCGGCCTCGACACCTTCCAGTCCCGCTTGCGGTCCGCCCTGTCCCGCATCACGCAGCGGGCCCGCGAGGGCGGGCAGGAGGCTGGCGATGCCCTCGGCGAGGGCCTCGAAGAAGGCGCCACCGAGGGCGCAGACGCCGCCGGTGAGAGCATCACCGGCAAGCTCAACGGCCTCGCCCTCGGAGCAGTCGGGGGCGCCCTCGGAGCCGCCCTCATTGGCGGCATATCCGAGGCCCTGAACCAGGAGAAGATCAGCGCGAAACTCGGCGCGCAGCTCGGCGCCACCGGGCCCGAGGCGGAGCGGTATGGGCACATCGCAGGCGAGCTCTACGCGGACGCCATAACGGAGGACTTCCAGGGCGCCGCGGACGCTATCAAGGCAACCATGAACGCCGGTATTGCCCCGACCGGCGCGACGAACGCACAGCTCAAGTCGATCTCGACACACGCCCACGACGTGGCGGAAGCCCTCGGTATCGACGTGGGCGAGGCCGCCAACACGGCCGGACTCATGGTCCGCAACGGTCTGGCGAAGAACGCCACCGAAGCGCTGGACATGCTGGCCCAAGCCAACGACCGCGGCGCCAACAAGTTCGGGGATCTGGCCGAGACGATCACCCAGTCCGCGAACAACCTCGCTCACTTCGGCCTGACGGGTGAACAGGCGCTCGGCACGGTCCTGCAAGGCCTCGACGCGGGCGCTCCCTCAGCCGAGGTGTTCACGGGTGCGCTGGAGGAGATGGCCGCGAACGCGGCCGACGGCGCGGAGACGTTCGATGCCCTGGGCCTGAACGGTGAGGCCATGGCGAAAGCGTTCGCCGAGGGCGGTCCGAAGGCCGGCGAAGCGCTGGATCAGCTGATGGACAAGCTTCGGCAGACGAAGGACCCGGCGAAGCGCAGTGCGGCCATGGTGTCTCTGTTTGGTGAGGAAGCCCTCACCATGCAGGACGCACTACTCGCGGTGGATCCGTCGCAAGCCACCACGCGACTCGGCGATTTCAGCGGAGCCGCGGACAGGGCCGGCGACAGTCTACGGGACAACGCCGCCACGAAGGTCGAGCAGTTCAAACGAAGCCTGCAACAGGGCGTTGTCGACTTCCTCGGCACCCACGTGATCCCGAAGCTGACGGAATTCTTTGGCTTCGTGCAGGACCATTCTGGCGCTTTCCAGGCCGCCGCACTCGGCGTCACGGCGCTGGGCGCAGCGTTCTTTATCGCCTCTCTCGGCGTCTGGGCGATGAATTCGGCGATGTTGGCCAACCCAATGTTTTGGATCATCGGCGGCATAGCCATGGCAGTAGCCGGTCTGGTGATCCTCGTCGTCACCTATTGGGATGAGATCAAGGCGGCCACGCTGCTGGCGTGGGACTGGGTCGTGGGCAAGTTGACCGAGGCCAAGGACGGGATCCTTGTCGCGGTTGGCTATCTCGCTGCGATACCGGACCTGGTGGCCGGTTGGTTCCAGGACATGAAGGACTGGGCGATACGTAAGAGCCAGGAACTCGTCACGTGGATGACGGGCCTACCTATGGCCATCGGCGTGGCGATCGGCAGTATGGGCAGCACGCTGCGTAGCGCCGCAACACGCGGCTTTCAGTCCTTCCGTGACGCGTCGGTACAGAAAGTCGCGTCGTTCATCACATGGGTTCGGGGCATCCCGGGGCAGATATCCCGCGGTATCGGATCCTTGTCAGGGCTGCTGACCGGCAAGGGCCAGGACGTTGTACGCGGCCTGTGGAACGGCATCAAAGGCATGGGCCCTTGGTTGCGGGACACGCTCATTGGATGGGCGCGGAGCATCATTCCCGGGCCGATTGCGAAGGCGTTGGGCATCGCGTCGCCGTCGCGGGTGATGCGCGATCAGATCGGCCGTTGGATTCCTGCGGGCATCGTCGAGGGCATCGAGAGTGGTTCCGGCGCGGTGGATACAACCATGCGGAATCTCGTCTCAGTGCCGACCGGCGGGCAGGCGACGGCGGCGCATGTGGCCGCGCGGACCGGCGGCGCGGTGTCCGGCGGCAGCGCACCGCAGGTCGTCAAGATCGGCTCGGACGGTACGGCGTACGGGGATCTGCTCGTTGCCGAGCTCCGCAGGGCCATCGGCGGCCGCGGCGGCAACGTCCAGTTCATATTGGGGAGCTGA
- a CDS encoding helix-turn-helix domain-containing protein, whose amino-acid sequence MPPQATPAAPSRPALNLMSVDEAAALLDRSPRTVRQLAAAGTLPAHRVGARVWVFDRTALDHYRHGRTAA is encoded by the coding sequence GTGCCACCCCAGGCCACCCCCGCCGCGCCCAGCAGGCCGGCGCTCAACCTCATGTCCGTCGACGAAGCAGCCGCGCTCTTGGACCGCTCCCCTCGAACCGTCCGCCAGCTCGCCGCCGCCGGCACCCTTCCCGCCCACCGAGTCGGCGCCCGCGTCTGGGTCTTCGACCGCACCGCACTCGACCACTACCGCCACGGGAGAACCGCAGCATGA